Proteins from a genomic interval of Natator depressus isolate rNatDep1 chromosome 20, rNatDep2.hap1, whole genome shotgun sequence:
- the LOC141974814 gene encoding gametocyte-specific factor 1-like isoform X1, producing the protein MEGRDISPGVMDPEQLIPCPYDKNHQIRASRFPYHLVKCKENNKKRAKELATCPYNARHRVPKQELQLHISTCTDRVPELFSETSMNFCPKKEQKEVPRSWQCPPCQEDWEAEADESAATSPFVLGFKANCTLSASQSLGETGWDGNRQMQARSTAAAWTPKGHSWRKGSL; encoded by the exons ATGGAGGGCAGAGACATCTCCCCAG GTGTGATGGATCCTGAGCAGCTCATCCCATGCCCCTATGACAAAAACCACCAGATCCGAGCctccaggttcccctaccacttGGTCAAATGTAAAGAG AATAACAAGAAAAGAGCCAAAGAGCTGGCCACGTGCCCCTACAATGCTCGCCACAGAGTCCCAAAGCAAGAGCTGCAGCTGCACATCTCCACCTGCACGGACAGGGTGCCAGAGCTCTTCAGTG AGACCTCAATGAATTTCTGTCCCAAGAAGGAACAGAAAGAGGTGCCAAGATCCTGGCAGTGTCCCCCCTGTCAAGAGGACTGGGAGGCAG AGGCAGATGAGTCTGCTGCCActtctccttttgttcttggcTTCAAGGCAAACTGCACCTTAAGCGCAAGTCAAAG TCTTGGTGAGACAGGCTGGGATGGAAACCGGCAAATGCAGGCCAGGAGCACCGCAGCAGCATGGACTCCGAAGGGTCACTCCTGGAGAAAAG GCTCTCTGTGA
- the LOC141974814 gene encoding gametocyte-specific factor 1-like isoform X2 encodes MDPEQLIPCPYDKNHQIRASRFPYHLVKCKENNKKRAKELATCPYNARHRVPKQELQLHISTCTDRVPELFSETSMNFCPKKEQKEVPRSWQCPPCQEDWEAEADESAATSPFVLGFKANCTLSASQSLGETGWDGNRQMQARSTAAAWTPKGHSWRKGSL; translated from the exons ATGGATCCTGAGCAGCTCATCCCATGCCCCTATGACAAAAACCACCAGATCCGAGCctccaggttcccctaccacttGGTCAAATGTAAAGAG AATAACAAGAAAAGAGCCAAAGAGCTGGCCACGTGCCCCTACAATGCTCGCCACAGAGTCCCAAAGCAAGAGCTGCAGCTGCACATCTCCACCTGCACGGACAGGGTGCCAGAGCTCTTCAGTG AGACCTCAATGAATTTCTGTCCCAAGAAGGAACAGAAAGAGGTGCCAAGATCCTGGCAGTGTCCCCCCTGTCAAGAGGACTGGGAGGCAG AGGCAGATGAGTCTGCTGCCActtctccttttgttcttggcTTCAAGGCAAACTGCACCTTAAGCGCAAGTCAAAG TCTTGGTGAGACAGGCTGGGATGGAAACCGGCAAATGCAGGCCAGGAGCACCGCAGCAGCATGGACTCCGAAGGGTCACTCCTGGAGAAAAG GCTCTCTGTGA